In Mytilus edulis chromosome 13, xbMytEdul2.2, whole genome shotgun sequence, a single window of DNA contains:
- the LOC139501783 gene encoding rootletin-like isoform X46 yields the protein MAESSEQDQDVLTGESNDYRIRKTYSAKTMLRRNKSYKLQSQQDSYHKGLDSESRLRQEAENNMDHESALIKLEEEQQRSASLAHVNSMLREQLDQATAANQSLTNDIHKLTNDWQRAREELEGKEAEWREEEQSFNEYFSNEHGRLLSLWREVVAFRRSFGELKTATERDMSHLRSDVTKASRSMHSACLNLSANQRSSDTQLSVLLDREKQERMSLENQLRDKNREIGELQSRYDTHSAELNSKVNELTMLNEKLKIQAEEHNKTISNLQRNINNLETRLGEQRSYDLPETESSRQYREETDVIHEALRNIAEAVINDADELDAEGGRRSVSPSRNRSMSPTARARSPILRNRSKSPMARSRSPAFADATFSAVQAALNKRQLQVSELRAKLIASKDHNGQMRKNLDDVENERRRLEMQIINLKEDLDLSKRDKDDTSRERDRLRNSLNLTGNEKSQLEKVRYEMNEQVEGLQMENEKLQAANTELQRQRDNIEEDKEDVTKDKERQLKENDRCHRVIDQLEHKVSSIKEELVGTKEALNRALLDKEVLEQQKAEVSDALTKSEVQKSDLELEINRAKTEEAGLRDALHKMQQLNEGLGQDKIELNKMIIMLENEKASLQGEKSMLEQERCGIREELVRVEQEKMDLDTEKMGLNQTLELSEMTRQQLEEEITAIHREKGETTEQLNCVARHKQALAEELVSVRKEMERVNTNLKRIAIEKERLTQEKGELIVQVTDTERENRHQSEVISTLKADKDALESALYEVQEQARQLEVRKEQLEGENQELIIRKENLQSEINRLCKEKDADNEKFDFQREDLNRRLAQLERDMQMAITQEKQAHEDDVDRLSRERDNQRAEFESQREEMITQYNMEKEESNNKFDRMREELMEELAALQRDRDNSLMMAENDKQQTMSLLEQEKSTLGEKNNNLTMDLANANVEYERLKRDYYAKQEQDRTTINGLGSELKNFRSQFDETCMNHEKECKDLTNNIRELERQREGALREVAELKTQLKLVEENRDNIRRDLIEANRKIREGEETRDLMRKDIVELKRNINDEVREKDTISKTADELRNTVKRNEADKIELNRALQDNKQRCAVLDEQKANVQKEAGDLRASLREVEKARLEARRELQELRRQVKQLDGERNKLGKEVGDLQNRVARDEEKEEESRRTSFDLKQKVVETEASREALRKELANTQRKMGEVIEESRMKEKDYQMALEDSRRIERKMEDQRRNLEIQLENTGAENEELKLRLSGAEGRVNALEATLARLEGAKRDIEFKLSSIVSSLRRTIGFRQEMPRARSPVRSRSTSPRRSRPNSPAKGFENTYATTTEGRGSPIPRTGSPDRAGSPIRVSSRGVSPSRFEMAAVDVDPEAVRMALRDFVQQLANAERERDDALANTKSMGIQLQELEDEKGRVERRLEQLQKSLGDVEEDKRGIDGRLASAQTALMLQEETIRRNERERKIMQDKMNALERSLTSAETEKRQQLEKISKMKANEGRLDDDKRNLRQGLEDAENRCTKLELARRSLEGDLQRFKLLMNDKETENLVLTDRVETLNKQIQNLDSKAQSLQLTVDRLSLTLAKTEEDGIQQKDKVQSLNMSLSDNNAALNELQERIQQLQRALTSSEHDRRVLQERLDSTRQALNDAKKQNYDLLERVQTLQNDCSESEVRRAEVEGQLRQNHGVLVKRTETEQELNQIVQKLTQDKQNMQDHISNISRNLSTVETQKTEMERTYIRLEKDKSALRKTLDKVEREKLKTEEIANTSLMEKGSLDRSLARLDEDNCDLNKQVQQLQAQLAEAEQQHAQRLIDVTTRHRAETEMETERLRTAQMQAERMLETRERSNRTKIKGLEETVATLKDQLSTEMKKRQLYISRSARTGDEIRDIRSILDSSLSNVTRDQSLDPLIMETETRKLDESLEFRGSYRSQPRRRTSPNRTPMKYSDRLTSTPAMRRTQSPIALRKKLLK from the exons ATGGCAGAATCCTCGGAACAGGATCAGGATGTGTTAACAGGAGAATCTAACGATTATAGAATACGTAAaacttatagtgctaaaacaatgCTTCGTAGAAATAAATCTTATAAG TTACAATCTCAACAAGACTCCTATCATAAGGGTTTAGACAGTGAAAGTCGCCTCCGTCAGGAAGCAGAAAACAACATGGATCACGAATCAGCTTTGATCAAGTTAGAAGAGGAACAGCAGAG GAGTGCCAGCTTGGCCCATGTAAATTCTATGCTCAGAGAGCAGCTGGATCAAGCAACGGCAGCCAACCAGTCCCTCACTAATGATATCCACAAGCTGACCAACGATTGGCAGAGAGCTAGGGAAGAACTAGAAGGCAAGGAAGCAGAATGGAGAGAGGAGGAACAG TCATTTAATGAATACTTCAGCAATGAGCATGGACGCCTCCTCTCATTGTGGCGGGAAGTTGTAGCTTTCCGTCGCAGTTTCGGTGAGTTGAAGACAGCAACAGAACGTGACATGTCTCATCTTCGTTCTGATGTCACCAAGGCATCAAGGAGCATGCACTCTGCCTGTCTCAACCTGAGTGCCAACCAGAGAAGCTCAGATACACAACTTTCGGTTCTGCTGGATCGGGAAAAACAGGAAAGAATGTCTCTTGAGAACCAACTTAGAGATAAGAACAGGGAGATAGGAGAACTTCAGTCTCGCTATGATACTCATAGTGCTGAACTCAACTCCAA GGTCAATGAGTTGACAATGTTGAATGAGAAATTGAAGATTCAGGCTGAAGAACATAACAAAACCATCAGCAATCTTCAACGTAACATCAACAACTTGGAGACACGTCTTGGTGAACAGCGCAGTTATGATCTTCCCGAAACTGAATCTTCCCGTCAGTACCGTGAAGAAACAGATGTCATTCATGAGGCTCTTAGAAACATTGCTGAAGCTGTTATCAATGACGCTGATGAACTTGATGCTGAAGGAGGAAGACGATCAGTATCACCTTCAAGAAATAGGTCAATGTCACCAACTGCCAGGGCAAGGTCACCAATTCTAAGAAACAGATCCAAATCTCCCATGGCTAGGTCAAGGTCTCCTGCCTTTGCCGATGCTACTTTCTCCGCTGTCCAAGCAGCCTTAAACAAACGTCAACTCCAGGTATCAGAACTGAGAGCTAAGTTGATAGCCAGTAAGGATCATAATGGACAGATGAGAAAGAACCTGGATGATGTGGAAAATGAGAGACGTAGACTGGAAATGCAGATTATCAACCTGAAAGAGGATCTGGACTTATC GAAAAGAGACAAAGATGATACCTCTAGAGAGAGAGACAGGCTCAGGAATTCTCTAAACTTAACAGGAAATGAGAAGTCACAGCTAGAGAAAGTTCGTTATGAAATGAACGAACAAGTAGAAGGGCTTCAGATGGAGAACGAAAAACTCCAGGCTGCCAACACGGAACTACAGAGACAGAGGGACAACATTGAGGAGGACAAAGAGGACGTTACTAAAGACAAGGAGAGGCAACTTAAGGAGAATGATAGATG TCACAGAGTCATTGACCAGTTAGAACACAAAGTCAGCAGTATTAAGGAGGAGCTTGTTGGAACTAAAGAGGCTCTCAACAGGGCACTTTTGGACAAGGAGGTTCTTGAACAACAGAAGGCTGAAGTCA GTGATGCATTAACTAAATCTGAAGTTCAGAAGTCTGACCTTGAACTTGAAATAAACAGAGCCAAGACAGAAGAGGCTGGTCTTAGAGACGCCTTACACAAGATGCAACAACTGAATGAAGGTCTAGGTCAGGACAAGATTGAACTTAACAAGATGATTATTATG CTAGAGAATGAGAAGGCCTCACTACAGGGAGAGAAATCCATGTTAGAACAGGAGAGATGTGGAATCAGAGAAGAATTGGTCCGTGTAGAGCAGGAGAAGATGGATCTTGATACAGAGAAAATGG GACTGAACCAGACATTAGAACTGAGTGAGATGACAAGACAACAATTAGAAGAAGAAATCACTGCTATACATAGAGAAAAAGGAGAAACTACAGAACAACTCAACTGT GTTGCAAGACATAAACAAGCATTGGCTGAAGAATTGGTGTCTGTCAGGAAAGAAATGGAGAGGGTTAATACCAACCTCAAACGTATTGCTATTGAGAAGGAGAGACTCACACAAGAGAAGGGTGAACTGATTGTTCAGGTCACTGACACTGAGAGGGAAAATCGTCACCAGAGTGAAGTTATCTCCACTTTAAAGGCAGATAAGGATGCCCTTGAAAGTGCCCTTTATGAAGTCCAGGAACAAGCTCGCCAATTGGAGGTCCGCAAGGAACAGTTGGAGGGAGAAAACCAAGAGTTGATCATCAGGAAAGAAAACCTACAAT CTGAAATCAACCGTCTTTGTAAGGAGAAGGATGCTGACAATGAGAAGTTTGACTTCCAGAGAGAGGACCTGAACCGTCGTCTGGCTCAACTGGAGCGTGACATGCAGATGGCAATCACACAGGAGAAACAGGCTCATGAAGATGATGTTGATCGTCTCAGCAGAGAAAGA GATAACCAGAGAGCTGAGTTTGAGTCTCAGAGAGAAGAGATGATCACACAGTATAACATGGAGAAAGAAGAGTCTAACAATAAGTTTGATAGAATGAGAGAGGAACTCATGGAGGAACTTGCTGCTTTACAGAGAGACAGGGATAACTCTCTTATGATGGCtgaaaatgacaaacaacag aCAATGTCATTATTGGAACAAGAGAAGAGTACTCTTGGAGAGAAGAATAACAATCTGACCATGGATCTGGCCAATGCTAATGTGGAGTATGAGAGACTAAAACGGGATTACTATGCCAAACAAGAACAAGATAGGACTACCATTAACGGTCTCGGCAGTGAATTGAAGAATTTCCGTAGCCAGTTTGATGAAACTTG CATGAACCATGAAAAGGAATGCAAGGATCTAACAAACAATATTAGAGAGCTGGAAAGACAGAGAGAAGGAGCACTTAGAGAGGTGGCTGAACTCAAAACTCAACTCAAACTTGTCGAGGAGAATCGTGACAATATTCGTAGAGATCTTATCGAGGCTAATCGTAAAATCAGAGAGGGAGAAGAAACTAGAGATCTCATGAGAAAAGACATTGTTGAACTTAAACGCAATATAAACGATGAAGTGAGAGAGAAGGACACCATTAGTAAGACAGCTGACGAACTCAGAAATACAGTGAAGAGGAACGAGGCTGACAAGATTGAACTGAACAGAGCATTACAGGACAATAAACAAAGATGTGCAG TATTGGATGAGCAGAAGGCGAATGTTCAGAAAGAGGCAGGTGACTTAAGAGCCAGTCTACGTGAAGTTGAGAAAGCTCGTCTTGAGGCACGTCGTGAGTTGCAAGAGCTACGTCGTCAAGTGAAACAATTAGACGGAGAGAGGAACAAGCTAGGAAAGGAAGTGGGAGACCTGCAGAACAGGGTGGCTAGGGATGAAGAAAAAGAGGAAGAGTCCAGGAGAACTTCATTCGATCTCAAACAAAAG GTGGTTGAGACAGAAGCCAGCCGTGAAGCCCTCAGAAAGGAACTTGCAAACACCCAGCGTAAGATGGGTGAAGTTATTGAGGAGAGCAGAATGAAAGAGAAAGATTACCAGATGGCACTTGAAGACAGCCGCAGAATTGAAAGGAAAATGGAGGACCAAAGGCGTAACTTGGAAATCCAACTTGAAAATACAGGTGCTGAGAATGAAGAATTGAAATTGAGGTTGAGTGGAGCCGAAGGACGAGTCAATGCCCTTGAAGCAACCCTTGCCAGACTAGAGGGTGCTAAACGTGACATCGAATTCAAACTTAGTAGCATTGTGTCAAGTTTGAGAAGGACCATTGGATTCAGACAAGAAATGCCAAGAGCCCGCAGTCCAGTTAGGTCCCGATCCACCAGCCCAAGGCGGTCCAGACCAAACTCTCCAGCTAAAG GATTTGAGAATACATATGCCACCACTACTGAAGGTAGAGGTAGTCCTATTCCAAGAACTGGGTCACCTGATAGAGCAGGAAGTCCAATCAGAGTGTCATCACGTGGAGTGTCACCTTCCAGATTTGAAATGGCAGCTGTTGATGTAGACCCAGAGGCTGTCAGAATGGCTCTCCGTGACTTTGTACAACAGTTGGCAAATGCTGAGAGAGAAAGG GATGATGCTCTCGCCAACACAAAGAGTATGGGAATACAACTTCAGGAATTAGAAGATGAGAAGGGCAGAGTAGAGAGACGTTTAGAACAATTACAGAAATCTCTTGGAGATGTAGAGGAAG ACAAACGTGGTATTGATGGACGTCTTGCAAGTGCCCAGACCGCCTTGATGCTCCAAGAGGAGACAATTCGTCGCAATGAAAGGGAACGCAAGATTATGCAAGATAAAATGAATGCTTTAGAGCGCAGCCTGACCTCTGCAGAGACAGAGAAACGCCAACAGTTGGAGAAGATAAGTAAGATGAAGGCTAACGAGGGCAGACTGGATGATGATAAACGTAACTTAAGACAGGGTCTTGAAGATGCTGAGAACAGATGTACTAAACTAGAACTAGCTCGTAGATCTCTAGAGGGTGACTTACAGAGGTTCAAACTGTTGATGAACGATAAAGAAACAGAAAATCTG gTCCTGACAGACAGAGTAGAAACTCTGAACAAACAGATACAAAACCTTGACAGCAAAGCCCAGTCCTTACAGTTAACTGTAGACAGATTGTCTCTTACCTTGGCTAAAACTGAAGAGGATGGTATTCAACAGAAAGACAAG GTACAGTCATTGAACATGTCCTTATCAGACAACAATGCTGCCCTTAATGAGTTACAGGAACGTATCCAACAGTTACAGAGGGCACTCACCAGCAGTGAACATGATCGTAGGGTACTGCAAGAAAGATTAGATTCCACTAG ACAAGCTTTGAATGATGCCAAGAAACAAAATTACGACCTCCTAGAACGTGTACAGACATTACAGAATGACTGTTCTGAAAGTGAAGTCAGAAGGGCAGAGGTTGAAGGTCAACTCCGTCAGAATCATGGT GTGCttgttaagagaacagaaactgaACAAGAACTGAACCAGATTGTACAGAAACTAACCCAGGATAAACAGAACATGCAGGACCATATCTCAAATATATCTCGTAATCTGTCCACTGTTGAGACACAGAAAACAGAGATGGAGAGAACATACATCAGACTGGAGAAAGATAAATCTGCTCTCAGGAAAACTTTAGATAAG GTTGAACGTGAAAAACTGAAGACAGAAGAGATCGCTAACACTTCACTGATGGAAAAGGGATCCTTAGATAGATCATTGGCTCGTCTGGACGAAGATAACTGTGATCTCAATAAACAAGTACAACAGCTCCAGGCACAGTTAGCAGAGGCTGAGCAACAACATGCTCAGAG GTTGATTGATGTAACCACAAGACATAGAGCTGAAACAGAGATGGAGACAGAGAGACTCCGAACTGCTCAGATGCAAGCTGAAAGAATGCTTGAAACAAGAGAGAGATCAAATAGAACTAAAATCAAGGGTCTTGAAGAAACA GTTGCCACATTGAAAGACCAACTGTCAACTGAAATGAAGAAACGTCAGCTTTATATTTCCCGTAGTGCCCGTACCGGTGATGAAATCCGTGATATCCGATCCATACTGGACTCTTCATTATCAAACGTAACAAGGGACCAGTCTCTTGATCCGCTCATCATGGAGACAGAAACCAGGAAACTAGACGAATCCTTGGAATTCCGTGGAAGTTACAGATCACAACCAAGACGAAGAACAAGTCCAAATCGTACACCAATGAAATATTCTGATAGGTTGACATCAACACCTGCAATGCGTCGAACCCAGAGCCCCATAGCACTGCGtaaaaaactattgaaataa